The following is a genomic window from Janibacter sp. DB-40.
CTTCCCGAGTCGATTCGCCGCTTGATCCGAGTCCGCTCCGGCCGGGGCTGCTCCGCTATCGGGTCGGCGGCTCTTCGTGCCCCCCGGATGCCCCCCGAGTGCATGGCAGCAGCCACTAGGCGCAATGGAGAGCAGGCCACCGTGACAGATTCTCGGGGCCGGACAACCCCGGATTGCCTTCGCAATGAGAAGGTCAGGGGTTCGAATCCCCTCAGCTCCACCACCGGAGACCCCCGGCACAGCAGCGAAACGCTGGTTCTGTGGCCGGGGTTTCTCTTTGTCATTCCGACCTCACCTCCCGATCTGCCCCCGGTGTTTCGCCCCGGTGGCCTCCGATCACCATTGCGGCTGGCCGTGGCCGCGACCATGCTGGGCGAACCACGGACGGGAGCAGCCGGCATGAGTCCCAGCGAGCAGATCGGCCCGGAGTTCCACGCGTTCGACTTCGCACACGACCGGCGTACGTATGAGGTCTTCCGCGGTGGATCGGGCCCGGCGGTTCTCGTGCTCCACGAGATCCCCGGCCTGCACCCCGGCGTCATCGACTTCGCCCGTCGGCTCATTGCCGCCGGGTACACCGTGTACTTGCCGTCCCTGTTCGGACGCCCTGCAGCCCCAGCGACCGGCCGCGAGGTCCTGCGATCGATCCTGCAGGTCTGCGTGGCACGCGAGTTCACGAAGCTGGCCGACCGCACCAGCCCGGTTGTCGGGTGGCTGCGGGCGCTCGCAGCGTCGGCCCACCGTGAGTGTGGCGGCCCCGGGATCGGTGTGGTCGGGATGTGCTTCTCCGGAGGCTTCGCGCTGGCGACAGCGGTGGAACCGTCAGTCCTCGCGTCGGTCATGAGCCAGCCGGTCTTGCCCGCGCCCATCGGGAAGCGTGGGCGCGCCGCCCTGGGCCTCGATGCCCAGGATCTCTCCACCATCACGGATCGAGCGAATGAGGGACTCCGCGTGCTCGGGCTCCGGTTCACCAACGACCGCGGCTGCCCTCCGGAGAGATTCGAGACCCTGCGAGCGAGGCTCGGCACATCCTTCGAGGGGATCGAGATCGACTCCTCGCCCGGCAACGCGGCCGGCCTCGCGCCATCAGCCCACGCGGTGCTCACGGTCTCCCTCGTCGACGAGCCGGGGCATCCGACCCGGGTTGCCCTGGACCGGGTCCTGGCGTTTCTCGCCGAGCGGCTGCGCGGGTGAACACCGTCGTTGCGTGAGGGACGGCCAAGGTTTCTCTCGGCCCGAATGTGTCCTGCGACCCCGCCCTCTGGTCAGCGGCCGGCGCCACCCCCGACACTGAGCCATGGAGACGAGACCGCAGATCGAGATCGCGACCGGGAACGGACTGATGCCGGCGTACACGGCGGTGCCCACGACGGCGCCTCCGTGGCCGGGTGTCGTCGTCATCCACGACTTCACCGGGATGAGTCAGGACCTGCGCAGCCACGCCGATTGGCTGGCAGGAGAAGGCTTCCTGGCGATCGCACCTGACCTGTACTACTGGGGCAGCCGACTGCGCTGCCTGCGCACGATCATGCGTGACCTCGGTCCGCGCCGTGGTCGTACGTTCGACGACATCGAGGCAGCACGGCAGTGGCTACGAGAGCACGACGGCTGCACGGGGGTCGTCCGCGTGGTCGGCTTCTGCATGGGTGGCGGGTACGCCATCGCCCTGGCCGAGGGCCACGGGTTTGACGCGTCCGCGGTGAACTACGGCGGTTGCCCGTCGGACGCCATGGACTGGCTGCCGCGAGCCTGCCCGGTCGTCGGGAGCTTCGGCGGTGCCGACACGTCCCCGTTGGGTGCGCGGGCCGGTCAACGGCTGGACAGGCTGCTGACCGAGTTCGACGTGCCACACGATGTGAAGATCTATCCGGGAACGGGCCACGGGTTAATGAACGACCATGCACCCGAGGACCAGACGCTGTTCCTCCGCTTCCTCGCCCGTGTCTCTGGCAAGCGGTACGACGAGGTGTCGACGCAGGACGCACGTCAGCGCATCGCGGAGTTCTTCACGGAGCACCTCCGCTCGCACGCACCCTCGTAGATGGGCCACACCGGTGCCCGTCCCCACCCAGTGATCGAGACCTACCCGCCGGCCTGGGCAGCCCGTGGCATTGACATGAGTCCCAACGGCTGGAGCATGCCCAACCGCTCCTGCACCGTCCGGTGCTCCACGACCCTGCCGTCGCGGGCTCGGCCTCGTCAGCCTGCCCGACCGTCGAAGGCGGGATGGTGGGTGGCGACGGGTCTCGTCGTGACCAGGTGACCACCCAGGTAGCCCCCGACTCCTGAAACGGCCGCGCCAAGGAGCGCCCACCGGGCTCCGGCCCGGTCACGACCGCGACGTCGGGCCGTCCACGATCCGACATAGGCGCTGAGCGCGGCCGCGTTGACGACGGCGTGGACGAGCCCCACCCGCTTCTCGCGGAGTCCCGCGTCGGACCACTGGGCCCACCCGGTCCACGCGGTCGGTCCGAAGGCGATGATGCCGGTGCCGACGAGCGTCCGGGCCTGGGCCGACCACTGGCCGCGGCCGGCGAGGTCGAGCACGCTCGAGGAGATCCAGGTCCCGACGACGACGTCGGTGAGCACGGGGTGGAGTGCGTGACCGAGCCAGTCGCCGCGCAGGATCGCTCCGCGCGTCCCGGACCCGAAGGCAGTCCGGATGTGTGGCTCCAGTGCCTTCACCGGGCCGTCGAGACCCGCGGCGTCCTCGAGTCGCTGGGTCCATCGCACGATCGTGGGTGCTGCTGGGTGGGTGACCATGCCTGCTCCTCGACGAGTTCGGTGGTGCGACGTCATCGGCGCACTCGAATCCACCGTGCTCCTCGGTATCGGAAAGGGCAACCCGATTGCGGGAGGGGTGGTGCTCGCGGATGTGCCTTCCGCGGTCACGGCACGTCGGCGAATCGTGCAGAATCGCAGTCATGCTTCGAGTGCGAGAGGTCGTGCGACGTCCCGAGTTCCTCACCGACCTGCTGCAGATCCTCAAGAGCATGGCGGCCGCCACACTCGCGTGGTGGATCTCCGTCAAGCTCCTCGACTCGGCGCTGCCCTTCCTGGCTCCGTGGACCGCGCTGCTGACCGTCCATGCCACGGTGCACCGGTCACTGTCACGCGGGATCCAGACCACGGTGGCCTCGACTGTCGGGGTCGGACTGTCCTTCTTGATCGGCGCCTACCTCGGTGTGAACGTGTGGACCTTCGCCCTGGCATTGTTCGTCGGGCTGGCCGGGGCCCGGGTCTCGTGGATCCGCGACGAGGGCGTGGCGATCGCGACCACGGCGGTCTTCATCCTGGGCAGCGGTTTCACCGAACAACAGCCGCTGCTGCTCGACCGGCTCATCGAGGTGGGCGTCGGTGTCGGGATCGGCGTCGCGGTCAACCTGGTGGTCATCCCCCCACTGCGCGACCAGCAGGCTGCACGCTATGTCGACAGCATCAACCGTCGGATGGGCGACCTGCTGGTCGACGTGGCCGACGAGTTCGCGTCGTCATGGGAAACCGACAAGGCGGACGCCTGGCGCCGCGAGACCGAGTCAATGACCCACGAGCTCGACACCGCGTGGCAGTCGGTGAAGTTCGCCCGCGAGAGCAGGCTCGCCAATCCCCGGCAACGGCTGGGACGGGGAGGGCCCGGGCGCGCGGTCGGCCGCGACGTCGGCTACGAGGAGATCCTGCCTCGAGTGGACGAGGGGATCTCGCACCTGCGCCACCTCGCCCGCACACTGCACGAGGCCGCCTACGCCGAGGGCGCTTGGGACGAGCGATTCCGCGAGCGCTGGACCCACATCGTCCGCGACGCGGGCCGGGCCATCGCGGACCCGGACGCGGACGTGGAGCCGATCCACGGACGGCTGACCGCCCTGGCGAGGGAGATGTCCGACGACGCCGACCTGCCGAAGGAGTCCTGGCCGCTCTACGGCTCGCTCCTGTCGAGCATGCGGCACATCGCCGTCATCGTCGACGACGTCGCCTCGGACCGAAGGGCGCGCGAGGCGACGCCGTCCTGAGAGGTAGCGCGGGCGTTAGAGCCGCTGGTCACGGGGTAGGTCCCTGCCACAGGACACGTCGTGACAGGAGTCCAGCCATGAGCGAAGCACCTGCAGTACGCGAGGCCCGCGGAGCCCCGCGGTGAGCCGCTCAGGGACAGCCCTCGTCGCCGGAGCATCACGCGGGCTCGGCCTGCTCATCGCCCGCGACCTCGCCCGCCGCGGACTGGACGTCGCCATCTGCGCGCGGGATGCGGTCGAGCTGGAGCAGGCGGAGGCCCGGCTCGCAGGCGAAGGTGCCACGGTGCGGTCGTACGTCTGTGACGTCACGGACCGCACGGCGGTCACCGACCTCGTCGCCCGCGTCGAGGGGGAGACCGGGCCCCTCGACGTCGCCATCCACGTCGCCGGCATCATCCAGGTCGGGCCGGTGGATGCGATGACCGCAGACAGGTTCGACGAAGCCATCGACATCATGCTCCGCGGTCCGATCAACCTCGCCCTGGCCGTCCTGCCGGGAATGAGGGAGCGCGGTTTCGGTCGGATCGGGACGGTCACCTCGATCGGAGGGGTGGTCAGCGTGCCGCACCTGCTGCCCTACAGCAGCGCCAAATTCGGGGCCGTCGGCTTCTCGCAAGGACTCTCTGCGGAACTGGCGGGCACCGGCGTGACCTCGACGACCATCGTCCCGGGCCTGATGCGGACCGGCTCCCACCTGCACGCCCAGTTCGCCGGTGACGCAGGGTCGGAGTTCGCCTGGTTCGGTCCCGGGGCGTCCCTACCGCTCGTCGCGATGGACGCCGAGAAGGCGGCGCGACGGATGGTGAAGGGAGTCCTCGCCGGCGACCCGATGGTCACCCTGACCCCGATGGCGCACATCGGGAGGCGTGTCGCGGGCCTGGCCCCGGCGACGACCACGCGCCTCATGGGACTGGTCAATCGCGCCCTGCCGACCGGGAGCCACGGCGACGTCCGCGAGGGGATGCACGCGCGGACCGAGCTGCGCCCCGGGCCCGACGGCTCGTCGACACCCTGACGGCCATGGGTGATCGCGTCGCCCGCCGTACCAACGAGACCAAGCCCTCGTCGCTCGTCCCGACGACGACGGACGCCCACGCGCGGATCGAGGAGCCTCGCCCATGACACGCTTCGATTTCGCCTTCACCCGCGCCTACCGGGTGGCCGGTGCCCCCTTCGGCGTGACCCCCCGGACGGCCTGGGCGGCGATCGACGACGACCTGCTGTTTGTGCACTTCGGGCCGTGGCGGCTGCGCACGTCACTGGACAACATCGCCGACGCCACCATCACCGGTGGTTTCGCCTTCATCAAGACGGCCGGACCGGCGCACCTGTCCCTGGCGGATCGTGGCGTCACGTTCGCGACGAACGGGGAGCGGGCCGTGTGCCTGGAGTTCCACGACCCGGTCACGGCGATCGATCCGATCGGCCTGCTCCCGCACCCCAACGCCACCCTCACCCCGTCCGACCCGGAGGCCTTCCTGGCCGCACTGGGTGGTGATCTGCCGACGGCCGGCTGACCGCGGCCATCTCGGCCAACGCGGCGTCGCTGCGCTCCTGTGCCTCGCGGTCGTATGTCGACACCCAGGCCAGCAGCTCGTCGGCGGCGGTCCGGTCGACTAGTGCAGCGAGCTCGTCGCCGACCTCGGCCGGTGTCCCGTGGACGGCGCGACCCAGGTGCTCCTCCACCTTGGCCTGTTGCCGGTCGCTGAGCGTCATCGCCGGCTGCGACCGCAACGGCGGGAAGACGCCGGTCGCGCGGGACTCCACCATGGCCCAGGCCTCCGGCAGGGCGAGCTCCCGTGCCTGCGCCGACGTCTCGGCGATCATCACGTCGGCGCTGACGACGACGTACGGCTCCGGGCAGGCAGGGCTGGGCACGAACCGGTCGCGATAGTCCTGCAGGGCCGCGGTGTCGCCCCACACCACGGGCCCTCCGACGACCACGGGCAGGCCGCGCTGCGCAGCGACCGCCAGACCGGAGCCGGTGGCGAGGACGAAGAGCGCCGGTGACGGCGCCCCCTTCGGCATCGCGGTGACCGGTCCGGTGTCGCCGAGGAAGTCCACGAGGGCGGCCAGGTCCTCGGCGAACTGCTCCGGCGAGTACGCGTGCACACCGAGGGCCTCGCGGACCGGCGCGGTGAATCCGAGCGACCGCCCGAGACCGAGGTCGACCCGACCCGGGTGGAGGGCCGTGAGCATCCGGGCCTGCTCGGCCACCACGAGGGGGCGGTGATTGGGCAGCATCACGCCACCCGAGCCGACCCGGATGCGGTCGGTGCGGGCGGCGACGGCGGCCATCAGCAGCGGTGGGCTGCCGCTGGCGATGCCCGGCACGGCGTGGTGCTCCGCCACCCAGAACCGGTGGAAGCCGAGTTCCTCCGCACGCACCGCCCGCTCGACCGTGTCCCGCAGTGCCGCACCACCCGGCTCGCCGGCCCGCGTCCGGGAGCGGTCCAGCAGCGAGACCGGGACCGGGAGGATCATCGCGCGGCGAGCTCCTCGACCATGGGCACGACGTCGGCGATCGAGTCCACGACCCACGTCGGGCGGAAGGGGTGGCGGGTCACCTCGTCGCGCTGCGTCACCCCGGAGAGCACGAGGGTCGATCGCATGCCGGCCTCGATGCCCGCGATGATGTCGGTGTCCATCCGGTCGCCGACCATCACCGTGGTCTCGGAGTGTGCCTCGATGGCGTTGAGGGCAGAGCGCATCATCAGCGGGTTCGGCTTGCCGATGTAGTACGGCTGCACGCCGGTGGCGGCGGTGATCAACGCGGCCACGGACCCGGTCGCGGGCATCGGCCCGTCCGGCGACGGGCCGGTGGTGTCCGGGTTGGTCGCGATGAACCTGGCGCCACCCAGGACGAGGCGGATGGCCTGCGTGATCGAGGTGAAGGAGTAGGTGCGGGTCTCACCGAGCACGACGAAGTCGGGGTCGCGGTCGCTCATGATGAATCCGGCCTCGTGCAGCGCACCGGTGAGACCGAACTCGCCGATGACGAAGGCGGTGCCGCTGCCCGCGTCGCGCGTGGCCTGCTCGGAGAGGAACTGGGCGGTGGCCAGCGCCGAGGTCCAGATCCTTTCCTCGGGCACGGCCAGACCCGAGGTGAGCAGACGGGCCCGCAGATCGCGGCGCGAGTAGATCGAGTTGTTCGTCAGCACGAGGTAGGGCCGGTCGAGCCGCTCCAGCTCGGAGAGGAACTGCGACGCACCCTCGATGGCGTGCTGCTCCTGCACGAGCACGCCGTCCATGTCGGTGAGCCAGCTGTGGACGGGCTGGTCGGTCATGACCACAGGCTAGAGGTCGGCGTCGACTCCGTGTGTCACTCCGGTGTCAGGAGCCCGGGTCCCGCTCGAGGATCCGGTCGTCGTCGGGCCCGGGGTCGCCCCGTCCGTCGGTGTTGTTCGTCAGTACCCACAACTCGCCCTCGGGTGTGGTGACGACGTCCCGCAGCCGGCCGTACTCGTCCACGAGGTGCTCGGTGGACGAGCCCAGGTCGGACAGGGGTACCCGCCGCAGGCGTTCCCCGCGCAGGTTGGCGATGTGGATCGCTCCGTCCGCGATCGCGATCCCGCTCGGGCTGGCCTCGGCCGGCTCCCACTGCTGGACGGGGTCCACGTAGTCCTCGTCGTCACCGATGCCCTCGACGTCGGGCCAGCCGTAGTTGGCCCCGGCCTCGATGACGTTGAGCTCGTCCCAGGTGTTCTGCCCGAACTCGCTCGCGTACATCGTCCCCTCCTCGTCCCACGCGATGCCCTGCGGGTTGCGGTGCCCGTAGCTGTGGACGAGTGAACCGTCG
Proteins encoded in this region:
- a CDS encoding DUF2231 domain-containing protein; the protein is MVTHPAAPTIVRWTQRLEDAAGLDGPVKALEPHIRTAFGSGTRGAILRGDWLGHALHPVLTDVVVGTWISSSVLDLAGRGQWSAQARTLVGTGIIAFGPTAWTGWAQWSDAGLREKRVGLVHAVVNAAALSAYVGSWTARRRGRDRAGARWALLGAAVSGVGGYLGGHLVTTRPVATHHPAFDGRAG
- a CDS encoding HAD-IIA family hydrolase; this encodes MTDQPVHSWLTDMDGVLVQEQHAIEGASQFLSELERLDRPYLVLTNNSIYSRRDLRARLLTSGLAVPEERIWTSALATAQFLSEQATRDAGSGTAFVIGEFGLTGALHEAGFIMSDRDPDFVVLGETRTYSFTSITQAIRLVLGGARFIATNPDTTGPSPDGPMPATGSVAALITAATGVQPYYIGKPNPLMMRSALNAIEAHSETTVMVGDRMDTDIIAGIEAGMRSTLVLSGVTQRDEVTRHPFRPTWVVDSIADVVPMVEELAAR
- a CDS encoding SDR family oxidoreductase, with the translated sequence MSRSGTALVAGASRGLGLLIARDLARRGLDVAICARDAVELEQAEARLAGEGATVRSYVCDVTDRTAVTDLVARVEGETGPLDVAIHVAGIIQVGPVDAMTADRFDEAIDIMLRGPINLALAVLPGMRERGFGRIGTVTSIGGVVSVPHLLPYSSAKFGAVGFSQGLSAELAGTGVTSTTIVPGLMRTGSHLHAQFAGDAGSEFAWFGPGASLPLVAMDAEKAARRMVKGVLAGDPMVTLTPMAHIGRRVAGLAPATTTRLMGLVNRALPTGSHGDVREGMHARTELRPGPDGSSTP
- a CDS encoding dienelactone hydrolase family protein, with the protein product METRPQIEIATGNGLMPAYTAVPTTAPPWPGVVVIHDFTGMSQDLRSHADWLAGEGFLAIAPDLYYWGSRLRCLRTIMRDLGPRRGRTFDDIEAARQWLREHDGCTGVVRVVGFCMGGGYAIALAEGHGFDASAVNYGGCPSDAMDWLPRACPVVGSFGGADTSPLGARAGQRLDRLLTEFDVPHDVKIYPGTGHGLMNDHAPEDQTLFLRFLARVSGKRYDEVSTQDARQRIAEFFTEHLRSHAPS
- a CDS encoding MsnO8 family LLM class oxidoreductase: MILPVPVSLLDRSRTRAGEPGGAALRDTVERAVRAEELGFHRFWVAEHHAVPGIASGSPPLLMAAVAARTDRIRVGSGGVMLPNHRPLVVAEQARMLTALHPGRVDLGLGRSLGFTAPVREALGVHAYSPEQFAEDLAALVDFLGDTGPVTAMPKGAPSPALFVLATGSGLAVAAQRGLPVVVGGPVVWGDTAALQDYRDRFVPSPACPEPYVVVSADVMIAETSAQARELALPEAWAMVESRATGVFPPLRSQPAMTLSDRQQAKVEEHLGRAVHGTPAEVGDELAALVDRTAADELLAWVSTYDREAQERSDAALAEMAAVSRPSADHHPVRPGRPPGRTG
- a CDS encoding dienelactone hydrolase family protein, translating into MSPSEQIGPEFHAFDFAHDRRTYEVFRGGSGPAVLVLHEIPGLHPGVIDFARRLIAAGYTVYLPSLFGRPAAPATGREVLRSILQVCVAREFTKLADRTSPVVGWLRALAASAHRECGGPGIGVVGMCFSGGFALATAVEPSVLASVMSQPVLPAPIGKRGRAALGLDAQDLSTITDRANEGLRVLGLRFTNDRGCPPERFETLRARLGTSFEGIEIDSSPGNAAGLAPSAHAVLTVSLVDEPGHPTRVALDRVLAFLAERLRG
- a CDS encoding aromatic acid exporter family protein; the protein is MLRVREVVRRPEFLTDLLQILKSMAAATLAWWISVKLLDSALPFLAPWTALLTVHATVHRSLSRGIQTTVASTVGVGLSFLIGAYLGVNVWTFALALFVGLAGARVSWIRDEGVAIATTAVFILGSGFTEQQPLLLDRLIEVGVGVGIGVAVNLVVIPPLRDQQAARYVDSINRRMGDLLVDVADEFASSWETDKADAWRRETESMTHELDTAWQSVKFARESRLANPRQRLGRGGPGRAVGRDVGYEEILPRVDEGISHLRHLARTLHEAAYAEGAWDERFRERWTHIVRDAGRAIADPDADVEPIHGRLTALAREMSDDADLPKESWPLYGSLLSSMRHIAVIVDDVASDRRAREATPS